One stretch of Zingiber officinale cultivar Zhangliang chromosome 6B, Zo_v1.1, whole genome shotgun sequence DNA includes these proteins:
- the LOC121988526 gene encoding chaperone protein DnaJ-like translates to MAREEQVPDSKAHLVEVICSAAAAFSACVRRRNAFEMPVFVDWYLILRVDEDVKVDVIRRRYRQLALQLHPDKNKHPKADEAFKFVSEAYACLSDKAKRQAFDRERGSHFCKECYERFNCRGHGNKPSHEKKHTRQTRLRQMQMRFREEFQVVERCLRVNQARRDESPLFDPYKQGLSSPGYPHSRQVRHQWHFSSACESPLYEMGNDKHVRTET, encoded by the exons ATGGCGAGAGAAGAACAAGTACCCGATTCGAAAGCACATCTTGTGGAAGTGATTTGCTCAGCTGCGGCCGCGTTCTCCGCTTGTGTTCGCCGACGAAATGCCTTCGAAATGCCGGTGTTTGTCGACTGGTATCTCATCCTCAGA GTAGATGAGGATGTAAAAGTGGATGTAATCCGTAGGCGCTATCGCCAATTGG CATTGCAACTTCATCCGGACAAAAATAAGCATCCCAAAGCTGATGAAGCATTCAAATTTGTCTCTGAG GCATATGCATGTCTCTCTGACAAGGCCAAAAGGCAGGCATTTGATCGTGAGAGGGGGAGCCACTTTTGCAAGGAGTGCTATGAAAGGTTCAATTGCAGAGGCCATGGCAATAAGCCCAGCCATGAGAAGAAGCACACGAGGCAAACTCGTTTGCGACAAATGCAGATGAGATTTAGAGAAGAATTCCAAGTAGTAGAAAGATGTTTGAGAGTTAACCAAGCGCGCCGAGACGAGTCACCACTGTTTGATCCTTACAAACAAGGGCTATCGTCGCCGGGCTACCCTCACTCAAGGCAGGTCAGACACCAATGGCACTTCAGTTCAGCCTGCGAGTCGCCTCTTTATGAGATGGGGAACGATAAGCATGTGAGAACTGAGACCTAA
- the LOC121988525 gene encoding heavy metal-associated isoprenylated plant protein 35-like has protein sequence MASAAAEAPEANYKTVVLKVSIHCEGCKKKVARILSKTQGIESMDIDIRQNKVTVKSLADGQTLIQKLKKHGKHAELLQEVNPSVQAHEEVKEKPQKPKKIAVVESSDSSPSTAAKKSPEAEKKVEAVDKSVSEAKEAKDETPKKTEKVEMKADEKNSETSKPPATDKSEKAPESREVEAPKKVDDNKAKSAVEFRGDHIPQPAYIMSYNMAQPSMSQSHFVTPVAAASSQGHIYDDQYRYYSRYYDGMVEAHPDPTAYMHQPAADPYNIMFSDENPNASCSLM, from the exons ATGGCATCAGCAGCAGCAGAAGCCCCAGAAGCCAATTACAAG ACTGTCGTTTTGAAGGTCTCCATCCACTGTGAAGGATGCAAGAAGAAAGTTGCCAGAATCTTGAGCAAAACTCAAG gTATTGAGTCAATGGATATTGATATCAGGCAAAACAAGGTGACTGTTAAATCTCTTGCCGATGGCCAAACACTGATTCAGAAACTAAAGAAGCACGGCAAGCACGCTGAGCTCTTGCAGGAGGTGAATCCTAGTGTTCAGGCGCATGAGGAAGTCAAAGAGAAGCCGCAAAAACCGAAGAAGATCGCCGTCGTCGAAAGCAGCGACTCTTCTCCCAGTACTGCAGCCAAGAAGAGTCCTGAGGCTGAGAAGAAAGTTGAAGCAGTTGACAAGTCTGTTAGTGAGGCCAAAGAAGCCAAAGATGAAACCCCCAAAAAAACCGAAAAGGTGGAGATGAAAGCGGATGAGAAGAACTCGGAAACATCGAAACCGCCGGCCACCGATAAGTCTGAGAAGGCTCCTGAAAGCAGAGAAGTAGAGGCACCAAAGAAGGTTGATGACAATAAGGCTAAAAGTGCAGTAGAATTCAGAGGTGATCACATCCCTCAACCGGCTTACATTATGAGCTACAACATGGCCCAACCAAGCATGAGTCAGTCACACTTTGTTACTCCGGTGGCAGCCGCATCGTCTCAAGGGCACATCTACGACGATCAGTATCGATATTATTCGCGATACTACGATGGCATGGTTGAGGCTCACCCGGATCCAACTGCCTACATGCATCAGCCAGCAGCTGATCCATACAACATCATGTTCAGCGACGAGAACCCGAATGCGAGTTGCAGTCTAATGTGA